The Mycolicibacterium lutetiense genome window below encodes:
- a CDS encoding NACHT domain-containing protein, giving the protein MPESRHRYLYERLGDHDFQQLASALLANQFPNYIPMALRQADGGRDGLRKLDASKVMVYQVKWSVNGKEKDPVSWLDGIVRSEEASLRRLAEQGVRNYVLVTNVGSTAKPESGTFDRLNTKLEEHEKNFGFDQMTVIWREALDPWVDNAPTETKWAYADMLAGWDLVRYLVAEHVGTSKDKAHRDLIRKVAAAQWEDDKRVKFSQSDVDREQVVDLFVDVTADRVHATANSRAHAHLPDSVGGAAAYLVRATAPFTLVRGAPGQGKSTLSQFVSQAHRMSFIPESERPESMRELEIPRFPIRLDLSDYALWLAGHDVWDHTDDSKSKGKARKGEQATIECFLADLMANESGGLAVDAKTVQDIFERVPSLVVLDGLDEVGSATMRNRVVGAIDKFVSRGKAYVDPPKVVVTTRPSAGELPEPSLDLFEVVTLNPLTGQQRADYLRKWCFVRGIRSGDGRALRRSFNEKSREPYIHELAGNPMQLTILLDLLHQQGAATPTQRTDLYDKYVDLLLAREANKHPKAVKDHKEELLEIIPFLGWYLHANTEEFQINGRMSVDELKEAMRHFQRTYGKRESVVDQLFEGVSDRLWALTSKVDGSYEFEVLSLREYFAARFLYRNAGEDNPDFDSTTVLRELLRRPYWLNTARFYGGNAKGSSLYALTAGIEQELAQTSAPASYLAAWALLTDGVFVSRPREARKVLTALCSDEGIAILLSALDRRDIVALPELPDLPAEDGADPTWTRLTTLISNDPTAAENPQRIRVLRELLNQRSEFAAWWFEQLTGAIGTPQQNAWLAIGAGCEAGAGTTAAFENMYLSDGAAELFLSTGLAPDPGSAFEAALLAAVLDGECPYVTSTRSMPAQVAVALAPGEFLTSSDTGFSAGDDRARRRRTEALNQLRKGASPWEKIGKQRAFKAGHKGSTFPWANTASAVYEHTGRGWIASEIAIIGAASPLRLAYSKCAGATAFGAASHPAELLAQTRANEGNADWWREQLAAIDDDLSRAEWTLALWATASGDVVSELLPEMTEVLAQLPTTRRRTVLRAAEQIARFGWLRKRPVNVDIADAELATLNQLRVQTVKVGEGGRSTSPRDVTEQPSLRSVARTEKWLKVDAKPVYR; this is encoded by the coding sequence GTGCCCGAGAGCCGACATCGGTACCTCTACGAGCGCCTGGGCGACCACGACTTCCAACAGCTAGCCAGCGCGCTGCTGGCGAACCAGTTCCCGAACTACATTCCGATGGCGCTGCGGCAGGCCGACGGAGGCCGGGACGGTCTACGCAAGCTCGACGCCTCGAAGGTGATGGTCTACCAGGTCAAGTGGTCGGTGAACGGCAAGGAGAAGGACCCGGTCAGTTGGCTGGACGGCATCGTGAGGTCCGAGGAGGCGAGTCTCCGACGCCTTGCAGAGCAGGGCGTACGTAACTACGTCCTGGTCACCAATGTGGGAAGCACTGCCAAGCCAGAGTCGGGCACCTTCGACCGGTTGAACACGAAGCTCGAAGAGCACGAGAAGAACTTCGGCTTCGACCAGATGACCGTGATATGGCGCGAGGCGCTGGATCCGTGGGTCGACAACGCACCGACGGAGACCAAGTGGGCCTACGCCGACATGCTGGCTGGCTGGGACCTCGTCAGGTACCTCGTCGCTGAACACGTCGGAACGAGTAAGGACAAGGCCCACCGTGACCTCATCCGTAAGGTTGCCGCAGCTCAGTGGGAGGACGACAAGCGGGTCAAGTTCAGCCAGTCCGATGTGGATCGAGAGCAGGTTGTGGACCTCTTCGTTGACGTCACCGCGGACCGGGTACACGCAACGGCGAACAGCCGTGCGCACGCACACCTGCCAGATTCGGTCGGTGGGGCTGCCGCCTATCTGGTCCGTGCGACGGCGCCGTTCACGTTGGTGCGCGGTGCCCCTGGGCAGGGCAAGTCGACCCTGAGCCAGTTCGTTTCCCAGGCGCATCGGATGTCGTTCATCCCGGAGTCGGAACGCCCCGAGTCGATGCGCGAACTGGAGATTCCTCGATTCCCGATCAGGCTGGATCTCAGCGACTACGCGCTCTGGCTAGCTGGGCACGATGTGTGGGATCACACGGACGATTCCAAGTCCAAGGGCAAGGCACGTAAGGGCGAGCAGGCGACCATCGAGTGCTTCCTCGCCGACCTGATGGCGAACGAGAGCGGTGGACTGGCCGTCGATGCGAAGACAGTGCAGGACATCTTCGAGCGTGTTCCGAGCCTCGTTGTCCTCGACGGGCTCGACGAAGTCGGCAGCGCCACGATGCGCAACCGAGTCGTCGGGGCGATCGACAAGTTCGTCAGCCGCGGCAAGGCGTACGTCGACCCGCCCAAGGTAGTCGTCACCACACGGCCGAGTGCGGGTGAGCTTCCGGAGCCGTCACTCGACTTGTTCGAGGTCGTCACTCTCAACCCGCTGACGGGACAGCAGCGGGCCGATTACCTGCGCAAGTGGTGCTTCGTTCGGGGCATCCGGAGCGGCGACGGCCGCGCGCTCCGAAGGAGTTTCAACGAGAAGAGCCGAGAGCCCTACATCCATGAGCTCGCCGGCAACCCCATGCAGCTGACGATCCTCCTGGACCTCCTCCATCAGCAGGGTGCCGCCACACCCACCCAGCGGACCGACCTCTACGACAAGTACGTCGACCTGCTCCTGGCGAGAGAGGCGAACAAGCACCCCAAGGCCGTGAAGGATCACAAGGAGGAACTCCTCGAGATCATCCCGTTCCTCGGCTGGTACCTCCACGCGAACACCGAGGAGTTTCAGATCAACGGCCGCATGAGCGTCGACGAGTTGAAAGAGGCGATGCGTCACTTCCAGCGCACGTACGGCAAACGTGAGTCCGTCGTCGATCAGCTCTTCGAGGGTGTCAGCGACAGACTCTGGGCGCTGACGAGCAAGGTGGATGGCAGCTATGAGTTCGAGGTCTTGTCGCTTCGTGAGTACTTTGCAGCGCGGTTCCTGTACCGCAACGCGGGAGAGGACAACCCCGACTTCGACAGCACGACAGTGCTTCGGGAGCTTCTGCGGCGCCCGTACTGGCTCAACACCGCCAGGTTCTACGGAGGCAACGCGAAAGGCAGCAGTCTCTACGCTCTCACTGCTGGGATCGAGCAGGAGCTGGCGCAGACCTCGGCACCTGCGTCGTACCTCGCCGCGTGGGCACTGTTGACGGACGGGGTATTCGTAAGCCGACCACGCGAGGCACGCAAGGTGTTGACCGCGCTCTGCTCCGATGAGGGGATCGCGATCCTGTTATCCGCACTCGACCGGCGCGACATCGTCGCCCTCCCCGAATTACCAGACCTCCCCGCCGAGGACGGTGCTGATCCGACCTGGACGCGCCTAACGACTTTGATCAGCAACGACCCGACCGCCGCGGAGAACCCGCAGCGCATACGCGTTCTACGAGAACTGCTCAACCAGCGCAGCGAGTTCGCTGCCTGGTGGTTCGAACAGCTCACCGGAGCGATAGGCACGCCACAGCAGAACGCATGGCTTGCAATCGGGGCCGGGTGCGAAGCTGGTGCTGGGACCACCGCGGCATTCGAGAACATGTACCTCTCCGACGGCGCCGCCGAACTTTTCCTCAGCACGGGCCTTGCTCCGGACCCCGGCAGTGCGTTCGAAGCAGCACTACTCGCGGCAGTACTAGATGGTGAGTGTCCTTACGTCACGTCGACCCGGTCCATGCCGGCGCAGGTCGCAGTCGCTCTTGCTCCAGGCGAATTCCTGACAAGTTCCGATACTGGGTTCAGCGCTGGTGATGACCGAGCGAGGCGTCGCAGAACCGAAGCGCTCAACCAGCTTCGGAAGGGAGCGTCTCCCTGGGAGAAGATCGGGAAGCAGCGCGCATTCAAGGCCGGCCATAAGGGCAGCACGTTCCCATGGGCGAATACTGCCTCCGCCGTGTACGAGCACACCGGCCGCGGCTGGATTGCGTCAGAGATCGCGATCATCGGCGCCGCGTCGCCGCTCCGGCTCGCGTACTCGAAGTGCGCCGGCGCGACGGCGTTCGGCGCTGCGAGCCACCCCGCCGAACTACTTGCTCAGACACGAGCCAACGAGGGCAACGCCGACTGGTGGCGCGAGCAGCTGGCGGCCATCGACGACGACCTCTCCCGAGCCGAATGGACGCTCGCACTGTGGGCTACCGCATCGGGCGACGTCGTCTCCGAGCTGCTCCCCGAGATGACCGAAGTCCTCGCGCAGCTTCCGACGACGCGGCGGCGTACGGTTCTTCGCGCAGCGGAACAGATCGCACGATTCGGATGGCTGAGGAAGCGCCCCGTGAATGTCGACATCGCCGACGCCGAGCTGGCGACGTTGAACCAGCTCCGAGTGCAGACGGTGAAGGTCGGGGAAGGCGGACGTTCGACCAGCCCGCGAGACGTGACAGAGCAGCCTTCACTTCGCAGCGTGGCGAGGACCGAGAAGTGGCTGAAGGTTGACGCGAAGCCTGTCTACCGGTAG
- a CDS encoding DUF2185 domain-containing protein yields the protein MTRYIEFIPHAGACLATTNVMDRRGKVRWMVRVPSTGGADNGWQIMSHIDTTEYLTDKSNWRIVAFNDVCNIEPALIGIYDFPVGSDLQIVRDERGISIYDTPTGRQIPVEDFYVPPQFRD from the coding sequence GTGACCAGGTATATCGAGTTCATCCCCCACGCCGGCGCGTGCTTGGCGACGACCAACGTCATGGACCGCCGGGGCAAGGTGCGGTGGATGGTGAGGGTGCCGTCCACCGGCGGTGCGGACAACGGCTGGCAGATCATGAGCCACATCGACACCACCGAGTACCTCACCGACAAGAGCAACTGGCGGATCGTCGCGTTCAACGATGTGTGCAACATCGAACCAGCACTCATAGGTATCTATGACTTCCCGGTCGGATCCGACCTGCAGATCGTGCGAGACGAACGCGGCATCAGCATCTACGACACACCGACAGGACGGCAGATCCCCGTTGAGGACTTCTACGTGCCACCTCAGTTCCGAGACTGA
- a CDS encoding PIN domain-containing protein, which produces MLIDANVIYSRTLLDWVSMLSVYGNMYEVVWTEDVLAEARYHLRKNKPEISDGYLTARFDRIRELFPDGRIDGFEITNRDHPDRHDWHVVNAAASGCVGYLVTDDAKFERLAGNDDLEFETHTADTFLTLVDDSSPGLVRRVTAKQHAYWSAKPGRRPLPYALSLAGASVFADRVQQRLQELFG; this is translated from the coding sequence GTGCTGATCGATGCCAACGTGATCTATTCGAGGACGCTGCTCGACTGGGTCAGCATGCTTAGCGTCTACGGGAACATGTACGAGGTCGTGTGGACCGAGGATGTGCTCGCGGAGGCGAGATATCACCTTCGCAAGAACAAACCCGAGATCTCTGACGGGTACCTGACGGCGCGGTTCGACCGCATCCGCGAGCTCTTCCCTGACGGCCGGATCGACGGCTTTGAGATCACCAACCGCGATCACCCGGATCGCCACGATTGGCATGTCGTGAATGCAGCCGCCTCTGGCTGTGTCGGCTACCTCGTGACTGACGATGCCAAGTTTGAGCGCCTGGCAGGAAACGATGACCTCGAGTTCGAGACGCACACCGCCGACACTTTCTTGACTCTGGTCGACGACTCTTCGCCGGGACTGGTCCGGCGGGTAACCGCCAAACAGCATGCGTATTGGAGCGCCAAACCCGGGCGCCGGCCGCTTCCTTACGCTCTCAGCCTGGCCGGAGCATCGGTGTTCGCAGACAGGGTCCAGCAGCGGCTTCAAGAGCTGTTCGGATAG
- a CDS encoding Tox-REase-5 domain-containing protein: MSAAPSGRFTTRSEIEDLTTSDFSDAAARWRTAADQSDEVFDRHRQNIASPGGTTWEGDAKDAALDCATADGVVAGDQNGVVREAAGIAEDAVTDINAAQREVVAAITTAENDGFTVSEDLKVTDARKYDINTIAERNKAAAEHAEDIRWYAERLGQTVAFAEGRLQAKAGELEGIRFEGEGEGRDGEGEGRDGEPTVQLVDNKVQDKPSDDGKGEKPGAAPGQIGPFAVPKSVEDAAKKDGLKPEEKPAASDVGGDLGDLLGVNDPPAAGAEPKPSAPPISPQAVEQFKSQARNLLRQQGVPPDQIESQVNAMVADAQRMNAALADSAAHTPAKPDTTPGPAPVDTRSFGEKLGDGFNNFVKEAHDQFYNRLDSTVETLQNLTGTGGEGRPGVLESWQQLGEAAVENHMKDPLHLRDPMGPLGPWGAVNGVVDDIPEMIENPGKHAGDVLFDATAMAATAPLGAEGLLGKSMLPELGALERGVLPEVGALERGVVPVVPHTAEPPVVPHTAEPPVAPRTAEAPPIPHSAEPVAPHTAEPPPVPHTADPPAGHHTPSADAPVEHSAPAPDTPAHHVPDQVPTHRPPAPDTFDPGQGLHYPSADSHHPGMWPPQTPDITYNKAEGQSGWTHIQHNVDKDWLPYQGQIGGVERTPEGAMPEWSQINPETGAKVDFDGHDYRGPQEVFLEAKDGFRGLAFAPDNSYWEGRAEKALAQVQRQLEAIPPDAVLEWHVSDPYGAAALRQLFQDRQIYDVDVFYTPKAP, translated from the coding sequence GTGAGCGCTGCTCCCTCCGGCCGGTTCACCACACGTTCGGAGATCGAGGACCTCACCACGTCCGACTTCTCGGACGCTGCAGCACGGTGGCGCACCGCGGCAGACCAGTCCGACGAGGTGTTCGACCGGCACCGCCAGAACATCGCCTCGCCGGGCGGAACCACCTGGGAGGGTGACGCCAAGGACGCGGCGTTGGATTGTGCGACCGCGGACGGTGTGGTGGCCGGTGACCAGAACGGAGTCGTGCGCGAAGCCGCCGGCATCGCCGAGGACGCCGTCACCGACATCAACGCGGCCCAGCGCGAGGTGGTGGCCGCGATCACCACCGCGGAGAACGACGGGTTCACGGTGAGCGAAGACCTCAAGGTGACCGACGCACGCAAGTACGACATCAACACGATCGCCGAGCGGAACAAGGCCGCTGCCGAGCATGCGGAGGACATCAGGTGGTACGCCGAACGGCTGGGCCAGACCGTGGCCTTCGCGGAGGGGCGGCTGCAGGCGAAGGCCGGTGAGCTGGAAGGGATCCGGTTCGAAGGCGAGGGTGAGGGACGCGACGGCGAGGGCGAGGGACGCGACGGCGAGCCCACGGTGCAGCTCGTCGACAACAAGGTTCAGGACAAGCCGAGCGACGATGGCAAGGGCGAGAAGCCCGGTGCGGCACCCGGGCAGATCGGCCCCTTCGCGGTACCCAAGTCCGTAGAGGACGCGGCGAAGAAGGATGGGCTGAAACCCGAGGAGAAGCCCGCCGCGAGTGACGTCGGCGGTGATCTCGGAGACCTGCTGGGTGTCAACGACCCTCCGGCCGCCGGAGCAGAACCGAAGCCCTCGGCGCCGCCGATAAGCCCGCAGGCAGTCGAACAGTTCAAGTCCCAGGCTCGGAACCTATTACGGCAGCAGGGCGTACCACCGGACCAGATCGAGTCGCAGGTCAACGCCATGGTGGCCGACGCGCAGCGGATGAACGCCGCGCTCGCGGACTCAGCTGCTCACACCCCGGCCAAGCCGGACACCACGCCGGGTCCCGCCCCCGTCGACACTCGCAGCTTCGGCGAGAAGCTGGGAGATGGGTTCAACAACTTCGTCAAGGAAGCCCACGACCAGTTCTATAACCGCCTCGACTCCACGGTGGAGACGCTGCAGAACCTCACCGGCACGGGTGGTGAGGGCCGCCCCGGCGTCCTCGAGTCATGGCAACAGCTGGGGGAAGCGGCCGTCGAGAACCATATGAAGGATCCGCTGCATCTGCGTGACCCGATGGGGCCTCTGGGACCGTGGGGCGCCGTCAACGGGGTCGTGGACGACATACCGGAGATGATCGAGAACCCGGGCAAGCACGCCGGCGACGTGTTGTTCGACGCCACCGCCATGGCCGCCACGGCGCCGCTGGGCGCGGAGGGGTTGCTGGGCAAGTCGATGCTCCCCGAGCTGGGTGCGCTGGAACGTGGCGTGCTGCCCGAGGTAGGTGCGCTGGAACGTGGCGTGGTGCCGGTCGTCCCGCACACGGCCGAACCGCCGGTGGTTCCGCACACAGCTGAGCCGCCCGTGGCGCCCCGCACCGCAGAAGCGCCTCCGATCCCGCACAGCGCCGAGCCGGTCGCTCCCCACACTGCGGAGCCGCCACCCGTCCCGCACACGGCAGACCCGCCGGCCGGGCACCACACGCCTTCCGCCGACGCGCCAGTGGAACACTCTGCGCCGGCGCCCGATACCCCGGCACACCACGTCCCCGACCAGGTGCCGACCCACCGGCCACCAGCGCCCGACACTTTCGACCCGGGCCAAGGGTTGCACTACCCTTCCGCCGACTCCCACCACCCCGGCATGTGGCCGCCGCAGACGCCCGACATCACCTACAACAAGGCCGAGGGGCAGTCGGGCTGGACGCATATCCAGCACAACGTCGACAAGGACTGGCTGCCCTACCAGGGCCAGATCGGAGGTGTCGAGCGCACACCCGAGGGCGCGATGCCCGAGTGGAGTCAGATCAACCCTGAAACGGGTGCGAAAGTCGATTTCGACGGACACGACTACCGCGGCCCCCAGGAGGTGTTCCTCGAAGCCAAGGACGGGTTCCGGGGCTTGGCGTTCGCGCCGGACAACTCCTACTGGGAAGGGCGAGCGGAGAAAGCACTCGCCCAGGTCCAACGGCAGCTCGAGGCGATCCCTCCAGATGCCGTGCTGGAATGGCACGTGTCGGACCCCTACGGGGCGGCTGCACTTCGGCAACTGTTCCAGGACCGCCAGATCTACGACGTCGACGTGTTCTACACCCCGAAAGCACCATAG